The Leisingera daeponensis DSM 23529 genome includes the window CTTTCTGCGATTCAGACGCGGCTCATAGCGCATTCGCGCGGCATCCGCCACCCGCAAACACGGATCAGCGGTATGCCAGCAAATCACCGTTGGAGGAAACCACATAGAGCGTGCGTCCCGCAACCACCGGCGCGGTGGTGGCGCCGCCCGGCACTTCCGCGGTCCGGGTCAGGCTGCCGTTCACCGGGTTGAAGAACCGCAGCAGCCCGTCATTGGAGGCCAGCACGATCTGCCCGCCTGCCAGAACCGGGCCGTGATGCACATAGATCTTGCCGCGCTTGCCCGGCTTGTCCTTAACATAGCCCGGCAGGTCCACGGCCCAGATCACCTCGCCCGTGCCCGCGTCCAGACGCAGCAGCTGGTTGAGGTCGCTCACCTGAAACAGGCTGCCGCCCGCGGGCCAGGCGGGACCGGACGCGCCTTCGCGCGCGGTCCACAGGCGGTCGCCGGTGTCCAGGTCGATGGCAACGGTGCGGCCCGAGTTGTTGCCTGCATACAGACGTTTGCCCGCAACCACCGGCGCGCCGGTCACATCGCTGATCCGCGACAGGGTCTGGCCGACGCGCTGGCCGGCCACCGACGCGCTCCAGCGGCGCAGGCCGCCGCGGCGGAAGGTGGCGATCAGATCGCCGGAGCCAAAGGCAAAGATGGCAAGATCATTTGTGACCACGGGCGCCGGCGCGCCCAGGACGTTGGCGGCGGAGGGCGAGGCTTCGATTTGCCAGGCGATGCGGCCGTCCTTGGCGTTGACCGCCCAGCCGGTGTCATCGCCCGCCACCAGATAGACCAGCCCGCCGCTGACCCGCGGCTGGCCGGAGCCGGTGGCCTCCAGTTCCTGCCGCCAGATCAGGCGGCCGTCCGCGGCGTTCAGCGCCGTCAGCACCCCGAAGCCGGAAGAGACATACAAAACGCCGTTGTCATAGGCCAACCCGCCGCCTGTCGCCTGCCCCTCGTCATCCGCCGCCGGGATCAGGTCGCTTTGCCACAGCACCTGGCCCTGCGGCGAAACCGCGGACACCCGCGCGCCGCTGTCCAGGGTGAAGATGCGGCCGCCGCCGGCCACGGGCGTCGCGGTGATGCGCTGGCGGCGGCTGTCGCCCTCACCGATCGGGGCAGACCAGATGCGCTGCGGCGCGGCAGAAAGCGCCGGATGCGCAGTGCGGCCCGCCTCGGCGCCATGGCCCTGGGCCCACTCCGCATTGGCGGTCTGCGCGGGCAGCGAAATGGGACGGGCCTGGTTGACCACCTCCACGGAGGCGCCGGGCCGGATATCCTCGCGCTCGCCGCGCAGAATGATTTCCTCTTCCCCGCAGGCGGCCAGCACGGCCAAAGCTGCGGTTGTGCACAGAAGACCCCGTGCCCGGGAGAAAGTCTTGGTTATTGTCATTGCCCTGCCCTGTCTGCCGTAGTCTT containing:
- a CDS encoding PQQ-like beta-propeller repeat protein, which produces MTITKTFSRARGLLCTTAALAVLAACGEEEIILRGEREDIRPGASVEVVNQARPISLPAQTANAEWAQGHGAEAGRTAHPALSAAPQRIWSAPIGEGDSRRQRITATPVAGGGRIFTLDSGARVSAVSPQGQVLWQSDLIPAADDEGQATGGGLAYDNGVLYVSSGFGVLTALNAADGRLIWRQELEATGSGQPRVSGGLVYLVAGDDTGWAVNAKDGRIAWQIEASPSAANVLGAPAPVVTNDLAIFAFGSGDLIATFRRGGLRRWSASVAGQRVGQTLSRISDVTGAPVVAGKRLYAGNNSGRTVAIDLDTGDRLWTAREGASGPAWPAGGSLFQVSDLNQLLRLDAGTGEVIWAVDLPGYVKDKPGKRGKIYVHHGPVLAGGQIVLASNDGLLRFFNPVNGSLTRTAEVPGGATTAPVVAGRTLYVVSSNGDLLAYR